One stretch of Tenacibaculum sp. MAR_2010_89 DNA includes these proteins:
- a CDS encoding DNA topoisomerase IV subunit B, which yields MAQETQYTEDNIRSLDWKEHIRMRPGMYIGKLGDGSSPDDGIYILVKEVLDNSIDEFVMGGGKTIEVSVQGNKVIVRDYGRGIPLGKVVDVVSKMNTGGKYDSKAFKKSVGLNGVGTKAVNALSTFFRVESTRDGKSAAAEFERGNLTNQELLEETSRRKGTKVTFIADETIFKNYKYRPEYIIKLLKNYVYLNPGLTIVFNGEKFYSENGLKDLLEDNNNQEDMLYPIIHLRGDDIEVAITHSKTQYSEEYHSFVNGQHTTQGGTHQAAFREALVKTIREFFGKNFEASDIRKSIISAISIKVMEPVFESQTKTKLGSTEMGGNLPTVRTYINDFLKKKLDNYLHKNTVVAEQLQKKILQAEKERKELSGIRKLARDRAKKASLHNKKLRDCRIHFGDTKKESYLDTTLFITEGDSASGSITKSRNVNTQAVFSLKGKPLNSYGLSKKIVYENEEFNLLQAALNIEDGLEGLRYNNVVIATDADVDGMHIRLLLITFFLQFFPEVIKEGHLYILETPLFRVRNKKETFYCYSEEEKQEAINKLRGKPEITRFKGLGEISPNEFVHFIGDNIRLDPVMLDKEMSIEQMLEFYMGKNTPDRQKFIINNLKVELDLLEDN from the coding sequence ATGGCACAAGAAACACAATATACCGAAGATAATATACGATCGCTCGACTGGAAAGAACACATTAGAATGCGTCCAGGTATGTATATCGGAAAATTAGGAGATGGTTCATCCCCTGATGATGGTATTTATATTCTTGTAAAAGAAGTTTTAGATAACTCGATTGACGAGTTTGTAATGGGAGGAGGAAAAACCATTGAAGTGTCTGTACAAGGAAATAAAGTAATTGTAAGAGATTATGGACGTGGGATACCGTTAGGAAAAGTGGTAGATGTAGTATCTAAAATGAATACTGGTGGTAAATATGACTCTAAAGCATTTAAAAAATCTGTAGGATTAAATGGGGTGGGTACTAAAGCAGTAAATGCATTATCTACGTTTTTTAGAGTAGAATCTACACGTGACGGTAAATCTGCTGCAGCTGAATTCGAAAGAGGTAACTTAACAAATCAAGAGTTATTAGAAGAAACATCACGTAGAAAAGGAACGAAGGTAACTTTTATTGCTGATGAAACTATTTTTAAGAATTATAAATATCGCCCTGAGTATATTATAAAGCTTCTTAAAAATTATGTGTACCTAAATCCAGGATTAACTATTGTTTTTAATGGAGAGAAGTTTTATTCTGAAAACGGGTTAAAAGATTTATTGGAAGATAATAACAATCAGGAAGATATGTTATATCCAATAATTCATTTGCGAGGTGATGATATTGAGGTAGCAATTACACATAGTAAAACTCAATATTCTGAAGAATACCACTCATTTGTAAACGGTCAACATACCACACAGGGAGGAACGCATCAAGCAGCCTTTAGAGAAGCTTTAGTGAAAACTATTCGTGAGTTTTTTGGTAAGAATTTTGAAGCATCTGACATTCGTAAATCAATTATATCTGCTATTTCCATAAAAGTAATGGAACCAGTTTTTGAAAGTCAAACAAAAACTAAATTAGGATCTACTGAAATGGGAGGGAATCTTCCAACAGTAAGAACTTATATTAACGACTTTCTAAAAAAGAAATTAGATAATTATTTACATAAAAATACAGTCGTTGCTGAGCAACTTCAAAAGAAAATATTACAAGCAGAGAAAGAACGTAAAGAACTTTCAGGAATACGTAAATTAGCGCGTGATAGAGCTAAAAAAGCTAGTTTGCACAATAAAAAATTACGTGATTGTCGTATTCATTTTGGAGATACAAAAAAAGAAAGTTATTTAGATACTACATTGTTTATTACTGAGGGAGATTCGGCAAGTGGATCAATTACTAAATCAAGAAATGTAAATACTCAAGCAGTTTTTAGTTTAAAAGGAAAGCCTTTAAATTCATACGGACTAAGTAAAAAAATTGTGTATGAAAATGAAGAGTTTAACTTGTTACAGGCTGCATTAAATATTGAAGATGGCTTAGAAGGATTACGTTATAATAATGTTGTAATTGCAACGGATGCCGATGTTGATGGTATGCACATTCGATTATTATTGATTACATTTTTTCTACAATTTTTTCCTGAAGTAATAAAAGAAGGACATTTATATATTTTAGAAACTCCTTTATTTAGAGTTCGAAATAAAAAAGAAACTTTTTATTGTTATTCTGAAGAAGAAAAACAGGAAGCTATTAATAAACTAAGAGGTAAACCTGAGATAACTCGATTTAAAGGACTTGGGGAGATTTCACCAAACGAATTTGTTCATTTTATTGGAGATAATATTCGATTAGATCCTGTAATGTTAGATAAAGAAATGTCTATTGAACAAATGCTTGAATTCTACATGGGTAAGAATACACCAGATCGTCAGAAATTTATTATAAATAATCTAAAAGTAGAGTTAGATTTGTTAGAAGATAATTAA